From the genome of Terriglobales bacterium, one region includes:
- a CDS encoding ABC transporter permease gives MLRYLLTRLLYTLPVIWLVVSVVFLLIHLVPGDPVQQMLGEGAASADIAAARHAYGLDVPIGKQYLNYWKGVLSGNLGQSIRFNQNVATLIRQRYPFTLRLTIASLLVALVLSIPAGVHSARHRNRWGDRLLSFVSLLGLSFPNFALGPVLILFFAIYLGLLPVSGAGTWLHLVLPAITMGAALAAILTRMVRTSMLEELGQDYVRTARAKGLPERSVVYRHALRNAMVPVLTVVGLQFGALLAGAIVTETIFSWPGIGRLTITAIANRDYYLVQGCILAIGLTYVAVNFLTDLLYSVVNPRIRQ, from the coding sequence ATGCTCCGCTATCTGCTAACCCGGCTGCTGTACACCCTGCCGGTGATCTGGCTGGTGGTCTCAGTGGTCTTCCTCCTGATCCACCTGGTGCCCGGCGACCCCGTCCAGCAGATGCTGGGCGAGGGCGCGGCCAGCGCCGACATCGCCGCCGCCCGCCACGCCTACGGCCTCGACGTCCCCATCGGCAAGCAATACCTGAATTACTGGAAAGGCGTGCTGAGCGGGAATCTTGGCCAGTCCATCCGCTTCAACCAGAATGTCGCGACGCTGATCCGCCAGCGCTATCCCTTCACCCTGCGCCTGACCATCGCCTCGCTGCTGGTGGCGCTGGTCCTGTCCATCCCCGCGGGAGTGCATTCGGCGCGCCACCGCAATCGCTGGGGCGACCGCTTGCTCAGCTTCGTCAGCCTGCTCGGCCTTTCGTTCCCCAACTTCGCGCTGGGGCCGGTGCTGATCCTGTTCTTCGCCATCTACCTGGGGCTGCTGCCGGTCTCGGGCGCCGGCACCTGGCTCCACCTGGTCCTGCCGGCGATCACCATGGGAGCCGCGCTGGCCGCCATCCTCACCCGCATGGTGCGCACCTCGATGCTCGAGGAACTCGGCCAGGACTACGTCCGCACCGCCCGCGCCAAGGGCCTGCCGGAGCGCAGCGTGGTCTATCGCCACGCCTTGCGCAATGCCATGGTCCCGGTGCTGACCGTCGTCGGGTTGCAGTTCGGCGCCCTGCTGGCCGGCGCCATCGTCACCGAAACCATATTCTCCTGGCCCGGGATCGGACGCCTGACCATCACCGCCATCGCCAACCGCGATTACTACCTGGTGCAGGGCTGCATCCTGGCCATCGGATTGACCTATGTGGCGGTGAACTTCCTGACCGACCTGCTGTATTCGGTGGTGAATCCGAGGATCCGCCAATGA
- a CDS encoding ABC transporter permease — MSDATGWQAAADNWHRAQRAARHNPLATAGVVLVLVFVACALFAPWLAPQDPASIDLPARLQRSSHAHWFGTDELGRDILSRVIYGARISMLVGSCVVAASLGIGLVVGSIAGYYGGRVDRLVNVVVMNAFLSFPGILLAIAFVAFLGPGIFNLILALSIGGWVGYARLVRAQVLAVKEREFVEAARALGAGDLRIIVRHILPNIIQPVIVQAAIGMAGAVLAEATMSFLGLGVPPPTASWGSMLNDGRSHLFDAPHLVLFPAGAVMLAVLSFNFIGDALRDLMDPRSRIEAGL, encoded by the coding sequence ATGAGCGACGCGACCGGCTGGCAAGCGGCAGCGGACAACTGGCACCGCGCGCAGCGCGCCGCGCGCCACAACCCGCTGGCCACGGCCGGCGTCGTGCTCGTCCTGGTGTTCGTGGCCTGCGCCCTGTTTGCTCCCTGGCTGGCGCCACAGGACCCGGCGTCTATCGACCTGCCCGCGCGCCTTCAGCGCAGCTCCCATGCCCACTGGTTCGGGACCGACGAGCTGGGCCGCGACATCCTCTCCCGCGTCATCTACGGCGCCCGCATTTCCATGCTGGTGGGCTCCTGCGTGGTGGCCGCCTCGCTGGGCATCGGGCTCGTGGTCGGCTCCATCGCCGGTTATTACGGAGGACGCGTGGACCGCCTGGTCAATGTGGTGGTGATGAACGCTTTCCTCTCCTTCCCCGGCATCCTGCTGGCCATCGCCTTCGTGGCCTTCCTCGGGCCGGGCATCTTCAATCTGATCTTGGCGCTCTCCATCGGCGGCTGGGTGGGCTACGCCCGGCTGGTGCGCGCCCAGGTGCTGGCGGTCAAGGAGCGGGAATTCGTGGAGGCGGCGCGCGCCCTGGGCGCCGGCGACCTGCGCATCATCGTGCGCCACATCCTGCCCAACATCATCCAGCCGGTGATCGTGCAGGCGGCCATCGGCATGGCGGGCGCGGTGCTGGCCGAAGCCACCATGAGCTTCCTCGGCCTGGGCGTGCCGCCGCCCACCGCCAGTTGGGGCTCCATGCTCAACGACGGCCGCTCCCACCTCTTCGATGCTCCCCACCTCGTCCTGTTTCCCGCCGGGGCGGTGATGCTGGCGGTGCTGTCGTTCAATTTTATCGGTGACGCGCTTCGGGACCTGATGGATCCCAGGTCCCGCATCGAAGCGGGGTTGTAG
- a CDS encoding helix-turn-helix transcriptional regulator — MKLGEKIRYLRAVEGTLRGLDREMTQQEVVRAIKKELKASLSQSYLSQIESGARPHLTNKTRLLLAKFFKVHPGYLVEDPEGYHSELISELRTVEDTLDLWLVSGAERFRRDPEVSQALLEIAKHHDSRRCLLLMKEILENPGLAERLLDVLRPELKAAAKGE, encoded by the coding sequence ATGAAGCTGGGCGAGAAAATCCGTTACCTGCGGGCGGTGGAGGGCACGCTGCGCGGCCTGGACCGGGAGATGACCCAGCAGGAAGTGGTCCGGGCCATCAAGAAGGAGCTCAAGGCCAGCCTCAGCCAGTCCTACCTCTCGCAGATCGAGAGCGGGGCGCGTCCCCACCTGACCAATAAGACGCGCCTGCTGTTGGCGAAGTTCTTCAAGGTGCATCCGGGCTACCTGGTGGAGGACCCGGAGGGCTACCACTCGGAGCTGATCTCCGAGCTGCGCACCGTGGAGGACACGCTCGACCTGTGGCTGGTCAGCGGGGCGGAGCGTTTCCGGCGCGATCCCGAGGTCAGCCAGGCGCTGCTGGAGATCGCCAAGCACCACGATTCGCGGCGCTGCCTGTTGCTGATGAAAGAGATCCTGGAGAACCCCGGGCTGGCCGAGCGCTTGCTCGACGTGCTGCGCCCCGAACTCAAGGCCGCGGCGAAAGGGGAGTGA
- a CDS encoding SPFH domain-containing protein has translation MQVAMSVWVIAGLSVAAVIFLMTVLTRLYRIVGPNRALVVTGFRRTRIISGGGTIVWPLVEQAQDLSLELMSFDVAPQQDFYTKQGVAVIVEAVAQIKIKSDPLSIRTAAEQFLTKTPPQREGLIRLVMEGHLRGIIGQLTVEEIVKQPEMVADRMRATCADDMNKMGLAVVSFTIKEVRDKNEYITNMGRPDVARIKRDADVATAEAERDTAIKRAVATREAAVARAQADQERVLAETLSQAKQAEATRDLEVKKAQYLEITKRQQAQADKSYEIQTQVMQQQLTAEQVKVQQIEKEQQVKVQEAEILRREKELIATVLKQAEIEKQRIMTLAEAERQRLTTEAEGRAASIRQQGEAEADIIFKKGDAEARAMNVKAEAFQEYNQAAVVDKLLTGLPDVVRALSEPLSKVDKITIVSTGNGSSAGAHKITGDVTQMAAQVPALFEALSGMKLGELMGKVRQIGEKAPKPDDDKPAQAKGAGK, from the coding sequence ATGCAGGTTGCAATGAGTGTATGGGTGATCGCCGGGCTATCGGTGGCGGCGGTGATCTTCCTGATGACCGTATTGACGCGGTTGTACCGCATCGTAGGCCCGAACCGGGCGCTGGTGGTGACCGGCTTCCGGCGGACGCGGATCATCAGCGGCGGCGGCACCATCGTGTGGCCGCTGGTGGAGCAGGCGCAGGACCTGTCGCTGGAGCTGATGTCGTTCGACGTGGCGCCGCAGCAGGACTTCTATACCAAGCAGGGCGTGGCGGTGATCGTGGAAGCGGTGGCGCAGATCAAGATCAAGTCGGACCCGCTCTCCATCCGCACCGCGGCGGAGCAGTTCCTGACCAAGACCCCGCCGCAGCGCGAGGGCCTGATCCGGCTGGTGATGGAAGGCCACCTGCGCGGCATCATCGGGCAGCTCACGGTGGAAGAGATCGTGAAGCAGCCGGAGATGGTGGCCGACCGCATGCGCGCCACCTGCGCGGACGACATGAACAAGATGGGCCTGGCGGTGGTGTCGTTCACCATCAAGGAAGTGCGGGACAAGAACGAATACATCACCAACATGGGCCGGCCGGACGTGGCCCGCATCAAGCGCGACGCCGACGTGGCCACCGCCGAAGCCGAGCGTGACACCGCCATCAAGCGCGCAGTGGCCACTCGGGAAGCCGCGGTCGCCAGGGCCCAGGCCGACCAGGAGCGGGTGCTGGCGGAGACGCTGTCGCAGGCCAAGCAAGCGGAAGCCACCCGTGACCTCGAGGTCAAGAAGGCGCAGTACCTGGAGATCACCAAACGCCAGCAGGCGCAGGCCGACAAGTCTTACGAGATCCAGACCCAGGTCATGCAGCAGCAGCTCACCGCCGAGCAGGTGAAGGTGCAGCAGATCGAGAAGGAGCAGCAGGTCAAGGTGCAGGAGGCCGAGATCCTGCGCCGCGAGAAAGAGCTCATCGCCACCGTGCTCAAGCAGGCGGAGATCGAGAAGCAGCGCATCATGACCCTGGCCGAAGCCGAGCGCCAGCGCCTCACGACCGAGGCGGAAGGCAGGGCGGCGTCTATCCGCCAGCAGGGCGAGGCGGAGGCCGACATCATCTTCAAGAAGGGTGATGCCGAAGCCAGGGCCATGAACGTCAAGGCCGAGGCCTTCCAGGAGTACAACCAGGCCGCGGTGGTGGACAAGCTGCTCACCGGCCTGCCGGATGTGGTGCGCGCGTTGTCGGAGCCGCTGTCGAAGGTGGACAAGATCACCATCGTGTCCACCGGCAACGGTTCCAGCGCCGGTGCGCACAAGATCACCGGCGACGTGACTCAGATGGCGGCGCAGGTGCCGGCGCTGTTCGAGGCGCTGAGCGGCATGAAGTTGGGCGAGCTGATGGGGAAAGTGCGCCAAATCGGAGAGAAGGCCCCGAAGCCGGACGACGACAAGCCGGCCCAGGCCAAAGGCGCAGGGAAGTAG